The following proteins come from a genomic window of Pocillopora verrucosa isolate sample1 chromosome 6, ASM3666991v2, whole genome shotgun sequence:
- the LOC131794139 gene encoding serine-rich adhesin for platelets-like has product MQKENSKEVPLRLVLQGPVENEEVLPACIVKQENDSTDNTGQLASPTFELPLKYHMIHGEDGTNVPLMKRVKLENDDSSFLENEVSLSCSSKTSLFNIVSEVAQWLENKTTTPSFDSNKDSGLDIANNRNPLIQNDSKSLESTGGQLEDLSHSIKVNEGTTGHEDFESPLTTINSYNDADKSGLPSGELGQAVTTTPTPRTIKSLNSGVHEGFAFDHVLLPKVVSVRSVLSTSSSPAAELIPNLQQTSSPIPHRKAFPDQRTAEVICCDEEEAADAHQLSADASVTSNDSLPENSNTKVQSPKHNDLLLTFTQEDGKKDMFLVIKDEVFAVQRFYYRGESYLIHTDSKGKKTVLAKAQREKDAGSQSKSGVLASVGETVLIQRGKTRYISSSAMRQSRNMPCQENSTQKSKEVRWTIHPALRRSSVQTSQTNARETVYIPTKVNESNPVSSSTQVPNKPPLIHINRKSAESSEYVCGPLGEPEKSPAGQLRLPAQASDERQNSLINGLLQNLKADNRSRAHFPSRAVNAPSDRWFNQPSNVNRDIVTRIDLSCDEEIVNGPNQRCNSGTQSTLGHGRKGYLTTETIDRGLLALDERTRTPSVGNERTVDSRCESLKRITDNFASNEKPVQQTLTNPLGFADSSSREIEATRYSYDAVNKWLNKSTLNGRYQQMRNVTQRLGSAVSQENAESHTIRNKNTDRSDQRTHPNQSNFYNGCLPLQPRSTVPDRSFDSLQGNFRSRTYGVAKGKSKILEILESWKRRRQSNVSNKDCQVLRQLLNRTHQSVSSVQNNSQVNKSQSATTAGKNTQGICKASSTKSVTPIITQVSYGLSANSKAGGFLLPKKSATALVINQGRPIYVDATNSIIDEGWRLGNVGQRFLNVGNTVSGLNSNISGNVTISQPVSLGSSVSQNEVRQMNSGLTLGQQLSNSTTSSTTSSLTTDQRLDTSLAQFSASKLDEHRIVNNILKPVNTSILGTERTVISGGKQSYICEGTSNAAKLRAITKGRVIDEPREFVKPGVVAKAGEAAKPHEVIEIADSPPSSDSTNSNCNVTTDCEIKETDCTIVGEPSSSIAQLQSCVEQLPPLAGKANKAANELQTCNPSIAPHSTNQKKAGKGAPRLKEEEAAKIRNEALRDELVKKINNTRERFEQEEIEWKKSRLSRLKMVLMRKLAKLSGSDIIVDDE; this is encoded by the coding sequence ATGCAAAAGGAAAACAGCAAAGAAGTGCCTCTGCGTTTAGTTTTGCAAGGCCCCgttgaaaatgaagaagtaCTCCCCGCCTGCATCGTTAAACAGGAGAATGATTCGACAGACAATACTGGCCAGCTTGCATCCCCTACGTTCGAATTACCTCTGAAATACCACATGATTCATGGCGAAGATGGAACAAACGTGCCCCTTATGAAACGTGTTAAACTGGAAAATGATGATTCATCTTTCTTGGAGAATGAAGTAAGTCTTTCGTGTTCAAGCAAAACCAGCTTGTTCAATATTGTCAGTGAAGTGGCTCAGTGGCTTGAAAACAAAACGACTACTCCGTCCTTTGATTCAAATAAAGATTCTGGACTAGACATTGCAAATAATAGGAATCCATTGATACAAAACGACTCTAAAAGTCTTGAAAGCACTGGAGGACAGTTAGAAGACTTATCTCATAGTATTAAAGTGAATGAGGGTACTACTGGTCATGAGGATTTTGAGTCTCCGCTGACCACCATTAATAGTTACAACGATGCGGACAAATCTGGCCTGCCATCTGGGGAGCTAGGTCAAGCTGTAACAACAACACCGACTCCAAGAACAATTAAGAGCCTTAACTCTGGAGTTCATGAAGGTTTTGCATTTGATCATGTCTTATTGCCTAAAGTTGTTAGCGTGCGCTCAGTATTATCAACATCGAGTTCACCCGCAGCTGAATTAATTCCTAATTTGCAACAGACAAGTTCACCAATACCCCATAGGAAGGCTTTCCCCGATCAACGTACTGCTGAAGTAATTTGTTGTGACGAGGAAGAAGCTGCTGATGCTCATCAATTAAGTGCGGATGCTTCTGTGACCTCGAATGACAGTCTCCCGGAAAACTCTAATACAAAAGTTCAGTCACCGAAACACAACGATCTCTTACTGACCTTCACCcaagaagatggaaaaaaagatatgtttCTCGTGATAAAAGACGAAGTGTTTGCTGTGCAACGTTTTTATTATAGAGGAGAGTCGTATTTAATTCACACTGAcagcaaaggaaagaaaactgtTTTAGCCAAAGCACAGAGAGAAAAAGACGCAGGATCCCAAAGTAAAAGCGGTGTACTTGCATCTGTTGGCGAGACGGTCTTAATTCAGCGAGGTAAGACGAGGTATATTTCGTCATCTGCTATGAGGCAGTCAAGAAACATGCCATGCCAAGAGAACTCCACGCAGAAATCTAAGGAAGTACGGTGGACTATTCACCCAGCGTTGCGAAGAAGTTCTGTTCAAACGTCTCAAACAAACGCGAGAGAGACGGTATACATACCTACAAAAGTAAATGAGTCTAATCCTGTCAGCAGTAGCACGCAAGTGCCAAACAAGCCGCCTCTGATTCACATAAATCGAAAAAGTGCCGAATCATCGGAGTACGTGTGCGGACCTCTAGGTGAGCCGGAAAAATCGCCTGCTGGTCAGCTACGTCTTCCTGCTCAAGCTAGTGACGAACGACAGAATTCGCTCATCAATGGTTTACTTCAAAACTTAAAAGCTGACAATCGTTCAAGAGCACATTTTCCTTCGAGAGCTGTTAACGCCCCATCGGATAGATGGTTTAATCAACCATCTAACGTCAATAGAGATATCGTGACTAGAATTGATCTCAGCTGCGATGAGGAGATTGTAAACGGTCCTAATCAGCGTTGCAACTCCGGAACTCAAAGTACCCTCGGTCACGGTCGGAAGGGTTATCTAACTACAGAAACTATCGACCGTGGGTTACTTGCTCTCGATGAAAGAACAAGGACTCCTTCAGTAGGAAATGAGAGAACAGTCGACAGCAGATGTGAGTCGCTAAAGCGCATCACTGATAACTTTGCATCAAATGAGAAACCCGTCCAACAAACTTTGACTAATCCCTTAGGTTTTGCGGACTCCTCTAGTAGGGAAATTGAAGCCACAAGATATTCCTATGATGCTGTAAATAAGTGGCTTAACAAAAGTACACTCAATGGTAGATATCAACAGATGAGAAACGTAACTCAAAGACTTGGTAGCGCCGTCTCACAAGAAAATGCCGAAAGCCATACCATTAGGAACAAAAATACAGATCGCAGTGATCAGAGAACTCACCCAAATCAGTCAAATTTTTATAACGGCTGCCTTCCACTCCAACCTCGTTCCACCGTACCTGATCGCAGTTTTGATTCGTTACAAGGCAATTTTCGATCTCGTACCTATGGAGTAGctaaaggaaaaagcaaaatattggAGATACTCGAATCATGGAAACGGCGCCGACAATCGAATGTCTCAAATAAAGACTGTCAAGTGCTAAGACAGCTTTTAAACAGAAcccatcaatcagtcagttcTGTTCAAAACAACAGTCAGGTGAATAAATCTCAAAGCGCAACAACAGCGGGCAAAAATACACAAGGAATTTGTAAAGCTTCATCTACCAAAAGTGTCACTCCAATAATTACCCAGGTTTCGTATGGTTTAAGTGCTAACTCTAAAGCTGGAGGTTTCCTTCTTCCAAAGAAATCTGCAACAGCGCTCGTAATCAATCAGGGGCGTCCTATTTACGTTGATGCGACCAACTCGATCATTGACGAAGGATGGAGATTAGGGAACGTTGGTCAGCGGTTTTTAAATGTAGGAAACACGGTTTCAGGtcttaattcaaatatttccGGAAATGTTACAATATCACAGCCAGTCTCTCTAGGTAGTAGTGTGAGTCAAAACGAAGTACGCCAGATGAACAGTGGCTTAACTTTAGGTCAGCAGTTATCTAACAGCACAACTTCTTCAACGACTAGTTCATTAACAACGGATCAGCGCCTTGACACTTCGCTTGCGCAATTTTCTGCCTCAAAACTCGACGAACACCGTATTGTCAATAACATATTAAAACCAGTCAATACTTCTATATTAGGAACTGAAAGAACTGTGATCTCGGGTGGAAAACAGAGTTATATATGTGAAGGCACATCAAACGCTGCTAAGCTGAGGGCGATTACCAAGGGAAGGGTGATTGATGAGCCACGAGAGTTTGTTAAGCCAGGCGTGGTCGCCAAGGCAGGAGAGGCTGCTAAGCCACACGAGGTAATCGAAATAGCAGATTCGCCCCCAAGTTCAGACAGCACTAACTCTAATTGTAACGTGACAACTGATTGTGAAATTAAGGAAACTGATTGCACGATTGTTGGTGAACCATCAAGTTCCATAGCACAACTTCAGAGTTGTGTGGAGCAACTTCCACCGCTTGCCGGTAAAGCAAACAAAGCAGCAAATGAACTTCAAACGTGCAATCCATCAATAGCCCCgcattcaaccaatcagaaaaaagcaggaaaaggAGCGCCGAGGTTAAAGGAGGAAGAGGCGGCGAAGATTCGCAACGAGGCGTTGAGAGATGAACTTGTTAAAAAGATTAATAACACACGCGAGAGATTCGAGCAAGAAGAAATCGAATGGAAGAAGTCTCGGCTGAGTAGACTGAAAATGGTGCTCATGAGGAAACTGGCTAAGCTTTCTGGAAGTGATATTATTGTAGATGACGAATGA
- the LOC131793591 gene encoding uncharacterized protein, which yields MITPYDMDGPQNDSDRWSFYGTKTLQNLLQQYLSETSVSSYTEIASHRQNVKAKELGSIFTEDVQEHESSLAPPPLLHRPTKRSLEQSQMSVVSPDSKHPRLESCSAYFDHQRGGVLQEPFDVREQMFERTRSLENSLKPAFPPPPLLKQTVVNTNGRKSQITTHFNHKEIFHHTTAKWSTITDSDQCGTTIASPDDATNSKRVLDHRLPIKDVANGRHPSPEGNGKQKVFTAQPVPRQITTDDHSSCGGYAFDHMAMPKIVAVHSVSKSTRDEDEWERNKAFISKVKAARDRSFHGGTPVEAHGQAREKLQEVPHLKTRPAISQDQQSFLQDLQKGTRQTSSTDLGDRSMDISFERFALYHLLSKFQGNVEQVKSVLKENLQKEWLEYSQGSIDPKKQTLSGVNLNELRKLYDVWCTLKKSQKKETRSGYLENILKSQDSEQYRVKTSCGLNFQKNHEVSQSNSQLSPSTQLFKAISPGYCSPRNLSKSAVHQTPVNPSPVSLNSQRVHNNVTVEKAESISMQHSPMIIQEKIYSFSRSSSLNRKIGSKSTFSPVLASFRDHDIKTAELIKHVQVQPKTNQVYACDDSQLTFDGPKKDGVNAIIGHIRNVSRNPQRTDIEKETKSGSNISLRASVLQHFPQTISKPTQKESLPFVNSHTTTTFCNNFISSSCKESAQSDNHAAKKAMHLDARSIEIGSGHETKSSYLWRFKGGKLISDNMPILRTEKPVAEIDARTMNKIKEPEVVVKREGHASGQQPCHRDSNWKSIPQGCPRVSSTAEQEHKKVCGAAASGKRCYCVLEPNCRPQRDKTSIDPLQSMQNMINRAAESSPRHRPSQIHAQRPDTTEKTAKNIVATNSAQVYQRPSTIVRISTSAHDRQQSKETVSVSSNEQFSRQSAANFHFTTSSQEKKLSYTTVKVTSAANGNQQPPPSLLISPAAQSSSQNISSNEQFNGPSSAGLHAFGNVKEQSSANVHLSYDKQINQRPNSTDKHTQYNEPNTHQRIANRQEFLRDEEVNSLLIPRSQIKQQPGNDTGIAVSCTVRQTNQQRTQQSNTIANLDNTIPTGQLTNGSLVLSGGALANQQSNIQSTISKVSAKTVVRIAPKVESGANGEIEKPKKAATSIPIKSEKANDKQCSFVTPHPPKKQYTSLQQLANKVIETRQRIETESIPWKKKILKSLEAVLMKRLRKVERETGEQANLGGGKISETEKNKVGHQKEK from the coding sequence ATGATAACTCCATATGACATGGATGGTCCACAAAATGACTCTGACAGGTGGAGTTTTTATGGAACAAAGACATTGCAAAATCTTTTGCAGCAATATCTCTCAGAAACTTCAGTATCATCGTATACAGAAATTGCTTCCCATCGGCAAAACGTGAAAGCGAAAGAGCTTGGTAGCATCTTCACCGAAGACGTCCAAGAACATGAGAGTTCTCTCGCTCCTCCTCCACTTCTTCATCGACCCACAAAGCGATCCTTAGAGCAAAGCCAAATGAGTGTTGTATCGCCAGACTCTAAGCACCCAAGACTAGAGAGTTGTTCTGCTTATTTCGACCATCAAAGAGGGGGAGTGCTGCAAGAGCCTTTTGATGTCAGGGAGCAAATGTTCGAGAGGACTCGGTCGCTTGAAAACTCACTGAAGCCAGCATTTCCCCCTCCACCGCTGCTGAAGCAGACAGTAGTGAACACTAATGGACGGAAATCCCAGATAACTACACACTTTAATCATAAAGAAATTTTCCACCATACAACTGCTAAATGGAGCACAATAACGGATAGTGATCAATGTGGGACTACAATAGCTTCTCCGGACGATGCTACAAATAGCAAAAGAGTTCTTGATCATAGACTTCCGATAAAGGACGTAGCCAATGGGAGACATCCATCACCTGAGGGGAACGGAAAGCAAAAGGTTTTTACAGCACAACCTGTACCGCGACAAATAACAACCGATGATCACTCATCTTGTGGAGGGTATGCCTTTGATCACATGGCGATGCCAAAAATTGTTGCAGTGCATTCCGTTTCAAAGAGCACACGAGATGAGGACGAATGGGAAAGAAATAAAGCCTTTATTTCGAAGGTTAAAGCCGCTCGAGATAGATCATTTCACGGTGGGACGCCCGTTGAAGCGCATGGTCAAGCAAGGGAGAAACTGCAGGAAGTACCCCACCTCAAAACTAGACCAGCCATATCGCAAGACCAACAAAGTTTTCTTCAAGATTTGCAGAAGGGCACACGTCAAACCTCTTCTACTGATCTTGGAGACAGATCCATGGATATCTCGTTTGAGCGTTTTGCACTTTATCATCTGCTCTCAAAATTCCAAGGAAATGTTGAGCAGGTCAAAAGTGTTTTGAAGGAGAACCTGCAAAAGGAATGGTTAGAGTATTCTCAAGGAAGTATTGATCCTAAAAAACAGACGCTGAGTGGAGTGAATTTGAATGAGCTGCGCAAACTCTATGACGTCTGGTGTACGTTAAAAAAGAGCCAAAAAAAGGAGACTCGAAGCGGATATTTGGAGAACATTTTAAAGTCTCAGGATTCCGAGCAGTATAGAGTAAAAACAAGCTGTGGattaaactttcaaaagaaccaTGAAGTCAGTCAAAGTAACTCTCAACTTTCCCCAAGTACGCAGCTCTTTAAGGCTATTTCTCCAGGATACTGttctccacgaaatctgtccAAATCGGCAGTTCATCAGACACCTGTGAATCCTTCTCCCGTTTCTTTGAATTCACAGCGTGTTCACAACAATGTCACCGTGGAAAAAGCAGAAAGCATTTCCATGCAGCACTCCCCTATGATTATCCAAGAGAAGATTTATAGTTTTTCACGGAGCTCATCTTTAAATCGGAAAATCGGCTCCAAATCAACCTTTTCACCTGTTTTGGCTTCTTTCCGTGACCACGACATCAAGACAGCAGAACTTATCAAACATGTACAAGTGCAACCGAAAACCAATCAGGTTTACGCTTGCGATGATAGTCAATTGACATTTGATGGTCCGAAGAAAGATGGAGTTAACGCTATTATTGGTCACATCCGTAATGTCTCTAGAAACCCTCAGAGAACAGACATTGAAAAGGAGACAAAGAGTGGTTCAAACATTTCACTGCGTGCCTCTGTTCTTCAGCATTTTCCACAAACAATTTCCAAGCCAACACAAAAGGAGTCGCTTCCTTTTGTTAATTCAcacacaacaacaacattttgtAACAACTTTATCAGTAGTTCATGCAAGGAATCCGCGCAATCTGACAATCATGCTGCCAAAAAAGCCATGCATTTAGACGCCCGCAGTATTGAAATTGGCAGCGGTCATGAAACAAAGTCAAGCTATCTCTGGCGCTTCAAAGGGGGAAAATTGATTAGTGACAACATGCCCATTCTCCGTACTGAAAAACCAGTAGCAGAAATTGATGCGAGGACGATGAATAAGATTAAAGAGCCTGAAGTTGTGGTAAAACGTGAAGGCCATGCCTCTGGGCAGCAGCCATGCCACAGAGATTCAAACTGGAAGTCCATTCCTCAAGGGTGTCCGCGTGTTAGTTCAACAGCAGAGCAGGAACATAAGAAAGTGTGTGGTGCTGCAGCTTCTGGTAAGCGGTGCTACTGTGTTTTGGAACCCAACTGCCGTCCACAAAGGGATAAAACATCAATTGATCCTCTTCAAAGTATGCAAAATATGATTAACAGAGCAGCAGAAAGTTCACCGAGACACCGTCCCTCGCAAATCCATGCTCAAAGACCAGACACTACGGAGAAAACAGCAAAGAATATTGTAGCCACTAACAGTGCACAGGTATACCAGCGGCCTAGCACTATCGTCCGGATTTCAACCAGTGCACACGACCGCCAACAGTCCAAAGAAACAGTCAGTGTTTCAAGTAATGAGCAGTTTAGTCGGCAATCTGCAGCCAACTTCCATTTTACCACGAGCTCGCAAGAAAAAAAGCTATCCTATACTACTGTCAAAGTAACAAGTGCTGCCAACGGAAATCAACAACCCCCTCCAAGTCTCCTTATTTCACCTGCTGCACAATCAAGTAGCCAAAATATTTCGAGTAACGAGCAGTTTAACGGACCCTCCAGTGCAGGCTTACACGCTTTTGGAAATGTAAAGGAACAATCCAGTGCCAATGTCCACCTGTCATATGATAAGCAGATAAACCAACGACCCAACTCCACCGATAAGCATACTCAGTATAACGAACCAAACACCCATCAACGTATTGCTAACCGGCAAGAATTTCTTCGTGACGAAGAAGTGAACAGTTTGCTAATCCCTCGCTCGCAGATAAAACAGCAGCCTGGGAATGATACTGGGATAGCTGTTTCGTGTACTGTCcgccaaacaaaccaacaaagaaCCCAGCAATCAAACACAATTGCCAACCTTGACAACACTATACCAACAGGTCAGCTTACAAATGGTAGCCTGGTTCTTTCTGGTGGCGCACTTGCAAACCAACAGTCTAACATACAAAGCACAATTTCCAAGGTTTCTGCGAAAACTGTGGTTAGGATAGCCCCAAAGGTGGAATCTGGTGCTAACGGCGAAATAGAGAAACCCAAGAAAGCTGCAACCTCGATTCCTATCAAATCTGAAAAAGCCAACGATAAACAGTGCAGTTTTGTAACACCCCATCCTCCAAAGAAACAGTATACTTCTCTGCAACAGCTTGCTAATAAAGTTATCGAGACTAGACAGAGAATCGAGACGGAGAGCATTCCATGgaagaaaaagattttaaaatctctcGAAGCCGTGCTGATGAAACGGTTGAGAAAAGTAGAGAGAGAGACTGGGGAACAGGCCAATCTAGGTGGCGGAAAAATTTCTGAGACTGAAAAGAATAAAGTCGGAcatcagaaagaaaaatag
- the LOC131793375 gene encoding uncharacterized protein: MIHVNGHPSFPQNCWGHRTFHSAHCNNSHSTVKFTTSNGVYSAAQKIPAFSCSSILNAASCKTTSDDFFRKNRDGFGLFLTREEKAFMNSQFCCVSSSTENGIALKPNHSTAVTYHHLGRDCGIADSCYGSTRRGLMSSRNEQLPLTTNCNHEITNLCMKVCQHSTKTTFNKVTNQHKETGKSCTAKDGSIEGCASPVRQTDGILTISQACPDVMEGSVFHSSQEQKPSIPGVINQEHCPSSCPSQKPTPSLISTCNEEEKRHRICSVNLCYSSADGIQGKPGNGMGRADFLSFKRNATTAADRDNYPEQQRKRHCSGDDVLGIINDQVSSEISNPKDACKTPLSQPHPDKRLYGKDTSPKVKRFGELSRLPEMTPSPSQVKAITSQTLTSANNTFGTFTSSVHVNQSYEIKKSLEIGNSPNRISANITSSGALTSDIAITSTNSKARSNKITPTNQPIIIDLTDETENKRTNSEVCRSGDQDPNDVRLFERRKDIHEIINTAKPIQRDLLESDKAPLKSGVAFDHDSMPRLIGVLPSATANVLSSLAH; this comes from the exons ATGATTCACGTCAATGGACATCCGTCTTTTCCGCAAAATTGTTGGGGCCATAGAACTTTTCACTCTGCTCATTGTAACAATTCTCATTCCACGGTGAAGTTTACAACTTCCAACGGAGTCTACTCTGCTGCACAGAAGATTCCAG CTTTCTCTTGTTCTTCGATACTGAACGCGGCAAGCTGCAAAACTACATCTGATGACTTTTTCCGCAAAAACCGCGATGGCTTTGGACTATTCTTGACCAGAGAGGAAAAAGCATTTATGAATAGCCAATTCTGCTGCGTTTCATCTTCAACTGAAAATGGAATCGCCTTAAAGCCAAACCATTCCACAGCTGTGACGTACCATCACTTGGGCCGAGACTGTGGCATTGCAGACTCCTGTTATGGCAGCACAAGGCGTGGCCTAATGTCTTCCCGCAACGAACAGCTTCCATTGACAACCAACTGCAATCACGAAATTACGAACCTCTGCATGAAGGTGTGTCAACATTCAACAAAAACGACGTTTAATAAAGTCACCAATCAACACAAAGAAACGGGCAAGAGCTGTACAGCAAAAGATGGTTCGATCGAGGGATGTGCCTCACCTGTTAGACAAACGGATGGTATCCTCACCATATCTCAGGCCTGTCCTGATGTAATGGAAGGTAGTGTCTTTCACAGCTCACAAGAGCAGAAGCCCAGCATACCAGGAGTGATAAATCAGGAGCATTGTCCTTCTTCATGCCCTTCGCAAAAGCCAACACCAAGTCTTATTTCAACATGCAACGAAGAAGAGAAAAGACACAGAATTTGCTCCGTCAACCTTTGTTATTCATCAGCTGATGGAATTCAAGGAAAACCAGGAAATGGCATGGGACGCGCTGATTTTCTCTCATTTAAACGAAATGCTACAACTGCTGCAGATCGTGATAATTATCCCGAACAACAACGCAAGAGACATTGTTCGGGTGACGATGTGCTCGGAATTATCAATGATCAGGTATCTAGCGAGATTTCTAATCCGAAAGATGCTTGCAAGACGCCTCTAAGTCAACCTCACCCTGACAAACGTTTGTATGGTAAGGACACAAGCCCTAAGGTAAAGAGATTCGGCGAACTTAGCCGATTGCCTGAGATGACACCGTCACCTAGTCAAGTCAAGGCCATCACTTCCCAAACGTTAACTTCCGCCAACAACACTTTTGGCACTTTCACGTCCAGTGTTCACGTCAACCAGTCatacgaaataaaaaaatcgcTTGAAATTGGAAATTCGCCAAATAGAATCAGCGCCAACATAACCTCTTCTGGTGCCCTCACTTCTGATATCGCCATTACTTCCACCAACAGCAAAGCTAGGAGTAACAAGATAACACCAACGAATCAACCAATCATAATTGACCTAACCGATGAAACCGAAAACAAGCGAACCAATTCAGAAGTATGTCGATCAGGTGACCAAGATCCAAATGATGTAAGACTTTTCGAGCGTCGAAAAGACATCCATGAAATTATTAACACAGCGAAACCAATCCAGCGTGATTTGTTGGAAAGTGACAAAGCACCTTTAAAAAGTGGCGTTGCTTTCGATCATGACTCTATGCCAAGATTAATCGGGGTACTTCCGTCGGCTACTGCAAATGTCCTATCGAGTTTAGCACATTGA